Proteins from a single region of Orcinus orca chromosome 20, mOrcOrc1.1, whole genome shotgun sequence:
- the RIPOR1 gene encoding rho family-interacting cell polarization regulator 1 isoform X1 → MNSKKRGSPARTHSMMSLSVRPQRRLLSARVNRSQSFAGVLGSQERGPRSFPAFSPPGPPRKPPALSRVSKMFSVAHPAPKVPQPERLDLVYTTLKRGLTAYLEVHQQEQEKLQRQIRESKRNSRLGFLYDLDKQVKSIERFLRRLEFHASKIDELYEAYCVQRRLRDGAYNMVRAYSTGSPGSREARDSLAEATRGHREYTESMCLLESELEAQLGEFHLRMKGLAGFARLCVGDQYEICMKYGRQRWKLRGRIEGSGKQVWDSEETVFLPLLTEFLSIKVTELKGLANHVVVGSVSCETKDLFAALPQVVAVDINDLGTIKLSLEVTWSPFDKDDQPSAASTVNKASTVTKRFSTYSQSPPDTPSLREQAFYNMLRRQEELENGTAWSLSSESSDDSSSPQLSGTARHSSAPRPLVQQPEPLPIQVAFRRAETSTSGTVDEEGAMAPALANGHAPYSRTLSHISEASVDAALAEASVEAAGQESLVQGPSPPAHPGPTHGEHPSPVPSALDPGHSAISPALSTTGPAHTSTDPAPSAHLDSVNKTINSSSPELPDPTHTTTSATSSVVSPTHSAPSLTHTTTVSTHKTVVSTITITGPTPSTTGSVQTTTSPTHKPMLSTVTPVAPVPNTTDPVQTTTSLSHTVTNLTHTVTSPTNKHVISTLSTAGPTPSTTHPAQTTTSPTHTTTSPTHTTASPTHTTISPTHTATSPTHTITSPAHTIISPANTTASSTHTTTSSTHTTATPTHTARISTHTATPNAKDPVQITGSPPHSVTSPTLITVSPSTFLDLATLSNPSANTDPPLPGIDPLSCSYPASTSCTQADPIALSTSHPSPTCSSWEPLTSPSPKLPEAICQSPSPPPSPLAPVPQHSDPRVARAAQAPVPGAAGGAGDRKLEEALGALMAALDDYRGQFPELQGLEQEVTRLESLLMQRQGLTRSRASSLSITVEHALESFSFLNEDEDNDSPGDRPPNSPEPGAEDSLDSPSARPLSTECPALDTALVQHLYHCSCLLLKLGTFGPLRCQEAWALERLLREARVLEAVCELSRRWEIPATSAQEVVQFSASRPGFLIFWDQCTEGLSPFICPVERVLLTFCNQYGARLSLRQPGLAEAVCVKFLEDALGQKLPRRPQSGPGEQLTVFQFWSYFEALDSSSMEAYVTETAEEVLLVRNLNSDDQAVVLKALRLAPEGRLRRDGLRALSSLLVHGNNKVMAAVSTQLRSLSLGPAFRERALLCFLDQLEDEDVQTRVAGCLALGCIKAPEGIEPLVYLCQTDTEAVREAARQSLQQCGEEGQSAHRRLEESLDALPRIFGPGSMASTAF, encoded by the exons ATGAACTCCAAGAAGAGAG GGAGCCCCGCGCGGACTCATTCCATGATGTCCCTGTCGGTGCGGCCGCAGCGTCGCCTGCTCAGCGCCCGGGTCAATAGGAGCCAGTCCTTCGCAGGCGTCCTCGGCAGCCAGGAGCGGGGGCCCAG AAGCTTCCCAGCCTTCAGTCCCCCGGGGCCCCCACGGAAGCCCCCAGCGCTCTCCCGAGTGTCCAAGATGTTTTCAGTGGCGCACCCGGCCCCCAAGGTCCCACAGCCTGAGCGGCTGGACCTGGTGTACACGACGCTCAAGCGAGGCCTGAC GGCCTATTTGGAAGTGCACCAGCAGGAGCAGGAGAAACTCCAAAGACAGATAAGGGAGTCCAAGAGGAATTCTCGCCTG GGCTTCCTGTATGACTTAGACAAG CAAGTCAAGTCCATTGAACGCTTCCTACGACGGCTGGAGTTCCACGCCAGCAAG ATCGACGAGCTGTACGAGGCATACTGTGTCCAGCGGCGTCTCCGGGATGGCGCCTACAACATGGTCCGTGCCTACAGCACCGGCTCCCCAGGGAGCCGTGAGGCCCGGGACAGCCTGGCCGAGGCTACTCGGGGGCATCGGGAGTACACAGAG AGCATGTGCCTGCTGGAGAGTGAGCTGGAAGCACAGCTGGGCGAGTTCCATCTCCGGATGAAAG GGCTGGCCGGCTTCGCCAGGCTATGTGTGGGCGATCAGTATGAG ATCTGCATGAAATATGGGCGTCAGCGCTGGAAACTACGGGGCCGCATAGAGGGTAGTGGAAAGCAGGTGTGGGACAGTGAGGAAACCGTCTTTCTTCCTCTGCTCACGGAGTTCCTGTCCATCAAG GTGACAGAACTGAAGGGCCTGGCCAACCATGTGGTTGTAGGCAGCGTCTCCTGTGAGACCAAGGATCTGTTCGCTGCCCTGCCCCAGGTTGTAGCTGTGGACATTAATGACCTCGGCACCATCAAGCTCAGCCTGGAAGTCACGTGGAG TCCCTTCGACAAGGATGACCAGCCCTCAGCCGCTTCTACTGTCAACAAGGCCTCCACAGTCACCAAGCGCTTCTCCACCTATAGCCAGAGCCCACCAGACACGCCCTCACTTCGGGAACAGGCCTTCTAT aATATGCTGAGGCGGCAGGAGGAGCTGGAGAATGGGACAGCGTGGTCCCTGTCGTCCGAATCTTCCGATGACTCCTCTAGCCCACAGCTCTCAGGCACTGCGCGCCACTCCTCAGCCCCCAGGCCCCTGGTGCAGCAGCCTGAGCCTCTGCCCATCCAGGTTGCCTTCCGTAGGGCTGAGACCTCCACTTCTGGAACCGTGGATGAGGAGGGGGCCAtggccccagccctggccaaTGGGCATGCCCCCTACAGCCGGACTCTGAGCCATATCAGTGAGGCCAGTGTGGATGCTGCCCTGGCTGAGGCTTCAGTGGAGGCTGCAGGCCAAGAAAGTCTAGTTCAGGGACCCAGCCCACCTGCACATCCAGGTCCCACACATGGGGAGCACCCTAGTCCTGTCCCTTCTGCCCTGGACCCTGGCCATTCTGCCATAAGCCCCGCTCTCAGTACAACAGGCCCTGCCCACACATCTACAGACCCTGCCCCCTCCGCACACCTAGACTCAGTTAACAAGACCATAAATTCTAGCTCTCCTGAATTGCCAGACCCCACCCACACCACTACAAGCGCCACCTCTAGTGTTGTAAGCCCTACCCATAGTGCTCCAAGCCTTACTCACACTACCACAGTTTCTACCCACAAGACTGTGGTCTCTACCATCACTATTACAGGCCCTACCCCCAGTACCACAGGGTCAGTCCAGACCACCACAAGTCCCACCCACAAGCCGATGCTTTCTACCGTCACTCCTGTAGCTCCTGTCCCCAATACTACAGACCCAGTCCAGACCACCACAAGCCTCAGCCACACTGTCACAAACCTGACACACACTGTCACAAGCCCCACCAACAAACACGTGATCTCTACCCTCTCTACTGCAGGCCCTACCCCCAGTACCACACACCCAGCCCAGACTACCACAAGCCCCACCCACACTACTACTAGCCCCACCCATACTACTGCAAGCCCTACCCATACCACCATAAGCCCCACCCACACTGCTACAAGCCCTACCCATACCATAACAAGCCCCGCCCATACCATAATAAGCCCTGCCAACACTACTGCAAGCTCTACCCACACCACCACAAGCAGTACCCACACTACTGCAACCCCTACTCACACAGCCAGGATTTCAACTCACACCGCTACACCCAATGCTAAGGACCCAGTCCAGATCACCGGGAGTCCTCCCCATTCTGTCACAAGTCCCACGCTTATAACTGTAAGCCCTTCCACTTTTCTAGACCTTGCCACGCTCTCCAACCCCTCTGCAAACACAGACCCTCCCCTCCCAGGCATCGACCCCCTGTCCTGTAGCTACCCAGCCTCCACTTCCTGCACTCAGGCAGACCCCATAGCCCTCAGCACCTCCCACCCAAGTCCTACCTGCTCCAGTTGGGAACCCCTCACAAGCCCTTCCCCAAAACTCCCAGAAGCCATCTGTCAGAGCCCAagtccccctccctcacccctagCCCCTGTGCCCCAGCATTCAGACCCTAGAGTGGCCAGGGCTGCCCAGGCCCCAGTTCCAGGGGCAGCTGGAGGTGCTGGGGACAGGAAACTGGAAGAGGCACTGGGGGCCCTAATGGCTGCCCTGGATGACTATCGTGGCCAGTTTCCTGAGCTGCAGGGCCTGGAGCAGGAGGTGACCCGGCTGGAGAGTCTGCTTATG CAGAGACAAGGCCTGACTCGCAGCCGGGCCTCCAGTCTTAGCATCACTGTGGAGCATGCCCTGGAGAGCTTCAGCTTCCTCAATGAAGATGAAGACAATGACAGTCCTGGGGACAG GCCCCCAAACAGCCCGGAGCCTGGGGCTGAGGACAGCCTCGACTCACCTAGTGCCCGACCCCTCAGCACAGAGTGTCCAGCTCTGGACACTGCCTTGGTCCAGCATCTGTACCACTGCAGCTGCCTCCTGCTG aaactgggcacaTTTGGGCCCCTGCGCTGCCAAGAGGCATGGGCCCTGGAGCGACTACTACGGGAGGCCCGAGTGCTCGAAGCAGTATGTGAGCTTAGCAGGCGATGGGAAATCCCTGCCACCTCTGCCCAGGAAG TGGTGCAGTTCTCGGCCTCCCGGCCCGGCTTCCTGATCTTCTGGGACCAATGTACAGAGGGACTCAGCCCCTTCATCTGCCCCGTGGAGCGGGTGCTCCTCACCTTCTGCAATCAGTACGGCGCCCGTCTCTCCCTGCGCCAGCCAGGCTTAGCTGAGGCTG TGTGTGTCAAGTTCCTGGAGGATGCCCTGGGGCAGAAGCTGCCCCGGAGGCCCCAGTCAGGCCCTGGAGAGCAGCTCACCGTCTTCCAGTTCTGGAGTTACTTCGAAGCCTTGGACAGCTCCTCCATGGAGGCCTATGTGACCGAGACTGCCGAGGAGG TGTTACTGGTGCGGAATCTGAACTCAGATGACCAGGCTGTGGTGCTGAAAGCCCTGAGGTTGGCACCTGAGGGGCGGCTTCGAAGGGATGGGCTCCGGGCCCTCAGCTCCCTGCTTGTCCATGGCAACAACAAGGTCATGGCTGCTGTCAGCACTCAGCTCCGGAGCCTGTCACTGGGCCCTGCCTTCCGGGAAAGG GCTCTACTCTGCTTCCTGGACCAGCTCGAGGATGAGGATGTGCAGACTAGAGTGGCTGGCTGTTTGGCCCTGGGCTGCATCAAG GCTCCTGAAGGCATTGAGCCCCTGGTGTACCTGTGCCAAACGGACACAGAAGCCGTGAGGGAAGCAGCTCGGCAGAGCCTGCAGCAATGCG GAGAAGAGGGACAGTCTGCCCATCGACGGCTGGAGGAGTCACTGGATGCCCTGCCCCGCATCTTCGGGCCCGGCAGCATGGCCAGCACGGCATTTTAA
- the RIPOR1 gene encoding rho family-interacting cell polarization regulator 1 isoform X4: protein MNSKKRGSPARTHSMMSLSVRPQRRLLSARVNRSQSFAGVLGSQERGPRAYLEVHQQEQEKLQRQIRESKRNSRLGFLYDLDKQVKSIERFLRRLEFHASKIDELYEAYCVQRRLRDGAYNMVRAYSTGSPGSREARDSLAEATRGHREYTESMCLLESELEAQLGEFHLRMKGLAGFARLCVGDQYEICMKYGRQRWKLRGRIEGSGKQVWDSEETVFLPLLTEFLSIKVTELKGLANHVVVGSVSCETKDLFAALPQVVAVDINDLGTIKLSLEVTWSPFDKDDQPSAASTVNKASTVTKRFSTYSQSPPDTPSLREQAFYNMLRRQEELENGTAWSLSSESSDDSSSPQLSGTARHSSAPRPLVQQPEPLPIQVAFRRAETSTSGTVDEEGAMAPALANGHAPYSRTLSHISEASVDAALAEASVEAAGQESLVQGPSPPAHPGPTHGEHPSPVPSALDPGHSAISPALSTTGPAHTSTDPAPSAHLDSVNKTINSSSPELPDPTHTTTSATSSVVSPTHSAPSLTHTTTVSTHKTVVSTITITGPTPSTTGSVQTTTSPTHKPMLSTVTPVAPVPNTTDPVQTTTSLSHTVTNLTHTVTSPTNKHVISTLSTAGPTPSTTHPAQTTTSPTHTTTSPTHTTASPTHTTISPTHTATSPTHTITSPAHTIISPANTTASSTHTTTSSTHTTATPTHTARISTHTATPNAKDPVQITGSPPHSVTSPTLITVSPSTFLDLATLSNPSANTDPPLPGIDPLSCSYPASTSCTQADPIALSTSHPSPTCSSWEPLTSPSPKLPEAICQSPSPPPSPLAPVPQHSDPRVARAAQAPVPGAAGGAGDRKLEEALGALMAALDDYRGQFPELQGLEQEVTRLESLLMQRQGLTRSRASSLSITVEHALESFSFLNEDEDNDSPGDRPPNSPEPGAEDSLDSPSARPLSTECPALDTALVQHLYHCSCLLLKLGTFGPLRCQEAWALERLLREARVLEAVCELSRRWEIPATSAQEVVQFSASRPGFLIFWDQCTEGLSPFICPVERVLLTFCNQYGARLSLRQPGLAEAVCVKFLEDALGQKLPRRPQSGPGEQLTVFQFWSYFEALDSSSMEAYVTETAEEVLLVRNLNSDDQAVVLKALRLAPEGRLRRDGLRALSSLLVHGNNKVMAAVSTQLRSLSLGPAFRERALLCFLDQLEDEDVQTRVAGCLALGCIKAPEGIEPLVYLCQTDTEAVREAARQSLQQCGEEGQSAHRRLEESLDALPRIFGPGSMASTAF, encoded by the exons ATGAACTCCAAGAAGAGAG GGAGCCCCGCGCGGACTCATTCCATGATGTCCCTGTCGGTGCGGCCGCAGCGTCGCCTGCTCAGCGCCCGGGTCAATAGGAGCCAGTCCTTCGCAGGCGTCCTCGGCAGCCAGGAGCGGGGGCCCAG GGCCTATTTGGAAGTGCACCAGCAGGAGCAGGAGAAACTCCAAAGACAGATAAGGGAGTCCAAGAGGAATTCTCGCCTG GGCTTCCTGTATGACTTAGACAAG CAAGTCAAGTCCATTGAACGCTTCCTACGACGGCTGGAGTTCCACGCCAGCAAG ATCGACGAGCTGTACGAGGCATACTGTGTCCAGCGGCGTCTCCGGGATGGCGCCTACAACATGGTCCGTGCCTACAGCACCGGCTCCCCAGGGAGCCGTGAGGCCCGGGACAGCCTGGCCGAGGCTACTCGGGGGCATCGGGAGTACACAGAG AGCATGTGCCTGCTGGAGAGTGAGCTGGAAGCACAGCTGGGCGAGTTCCATCTCCGGATGAAAG GGCTGGCCGGCTTCGCCAGGCTATGTGTGGGCGATCAGTATGAG ATCTGCATGAAATATGGGCGTCAGCGCTGGAAACTACGGGGCCGCATAGAGGGTAGTGGAAAGCAGGTGTGGGACAGTGAGGAAACCGTCTTTCTTCCTCTGCTCACGGAGTTCCTGTCCATCAAG GTGACAGAACTGAAGGGCCTGGCCAACCATGTGGTTGTAGGCAGCGTCTCCTGTGAGACCAAGGATCTGTTCGCTGCCCTGCCCCAGGTTGTAGCTGTGGACATTAATGACCTCGGCACCATCAAGCTCAGCCTGGAAGTCACGTGGAG TCCCTTCGACAAGGATGACCAGCCCTCAGCCGCTTCTACTGTCAACAAGGCCTCCACAGTCACCAAGCGCTTCTCCACCTATAGCCAGAGCCCACCAGACACGCCCTCACTTCGGGAACAGGCCTTCTAT aATATGCTGAGGCGGCAGGAGGAGCTGGAGAATGGGACAGCGTGGTCCCTGTCGTCCGAATCTTCCGATGACTCCTCTAGCCCACAGCTCTCAGGCACTGCGCGCCACTCCTCAGCCCCCAGGCCCCTGGTGCAGCAGCCTGAGCCTCTGCCCATCCAGGTTGCCTTCCGTAGGGCTGAGACCTCCACTTCTGGAACCGTGGATGAGGAGGGGGCCAtggccccagccctggccaaTGGGCATGCCCCCTACAGCCGGACTCTGAGCCATATCAGTGAGGCCAGTGTGGATGCTGCCCTGGCTGAGGCTTCAGTGGAGGCTGCAGGCCAAGAAAGTCTAGTTCAGGGACCCAGCCCACCTGCACATCCAGGTCCCACACATGGGGAGCACCCTAGTCCTGTCCCTTCTGCCCTGGACCCTGGCCATTCTGCCATAAGCCCCGCTCTCAGTACAACAGGCCCTGCCCACACATCTACAGACCCTGCCCCCTCCGCACACCTAGACTCAGTTAACAAGACCATAAATTCTAGCTCTCCTGAATTGCCAGACCCCACCCACACCACTACAAGCGCCACCTCTAGTGTTGTAAGCCCTACCCATAGTGCTCCAAGCCTTACTCACACTACCACAGTTTCTACCCACAAGACTGTGGTCTCTACCATCACTATTACAGGCCCTACCCCCAGTACCACAGGGTCAGTCCAGACCACCACAAGTCCCACCCACAAGCCGATGCTTTCTACCGTCACTCCTGTAGCTCCTGTCCCCAATACTACAGACCCAGTCCAGACCACCACAAGCCTCAGCCACACTGTCACAAACCTGACACACACTGTCACAAGCCCCACCAACAAACACGTGATCTCTACCCTCTCTACTGCAGGCCCTACCCCCAGTACCACACACCCAGCCCAGACTACCACAAGCCCCACCCACACTACTACTAGCCCCACCCATACTACTGCAAGCCCTACCCATACCACCATAAGCCCCACCCACACTGCTACAAGCCCTACCCATACCATAACAAGCCCCGCCCATACCATAATAAGCCCTGCCAACACTACTGCAAGCTCTACCCACACCACCACAAGCAGTACCCACACTACTGCAACCCCTACTCACACAGCCAGGATTTCAACTCACACCGCTACACCCAATGCTAAGGACCCAGTCCAGATCACCGGGAGTCCTCCCCATTCTGTCACAAGTCCCACGCTTATAACTGTAAGCCCTTCCACTTTTCTAGACCTTGCCACGCTCTCCAACCCCTCTGCAAACACAGACCCTCCCCTCCCAGGCATCGACCCCCTGTCCTGTAGCTACCCAGCCTCCACTTCCTGCACTCAGGCAGACCCCATAGCCCTCAGCACCTCCCACCCAAGTCCTACCTGCTCCAGTTGGGAACCCCTCACAAGCCCTTCCCCAAAACTCCCAGAAGCCATCTGTCAGAGCCCAagtccccctccctcacccctagCCCCTGTGCCCCAGCATTCAGACCCTAGAGTGGCCAGGGCTGCCCAGGCCCCAGTTCCAGGGGCAGCTGGAGGTGCTGGGGACAGGAAACTGGAAGAGGCACTGGGGGCCCTAATGGCTGCCCTGGATGACTATCGTGGCCAGTTTCCTGAGCTGCAGGGCCTGGAGCAGGAGGTGACCCGGCTGGAGAGTCTGCTTATG CAGAGACAAGGCCTGACTCGCAGCCGGGCCTCCAGTCTTAGCATCACTGTGGAGCATGCCCTGGAGAGCTTCAGCTTCCTCAATGAAGATGAAGACAATGACAGTCCTGGGGACAG GCCCCCAAACAGCCCGGAGCCTGGGGCTGAGGACAGCCTCGACTCACCTAGTGCCCGACCCCTCAGCACAGAGTGTCCAGCTCTGGACACTGCCTTGGTCCAGCATCTGTACCACTGCAGCTGCCTCCTGCTG aaactgggcacaTTTGGGCCCCTGCGCTGCCAAGAGGCATGGGCCCTGGAGCGACTACTACGGGAGGCCCGAGTGCTCGAAGCAGTATGTGAGCTTAGCAGGCGATGGGAAATCCCTGCCACCTCTGCCCAGGAAG TGGTGCAGTTCTCGGCCTCCCGGCCCGGCTTCCTGATCTTCTGGGACCAATGTACAGAGGGACTCAGCCCCTTCATCTGCCCCGTGGAGCGGGTGCTCCTCACCTTCTGCAATCAGTACGGCGCCCGTCTCTCCCTGCGCCAGCCAGGCTTAGCTGAGGCTG TGTGTGTCAAGTTCCTGGAGGATGCCCTGGGGCAGAAGCTGCCCCGGAGGCCCCAGTCAGGCCCTGGAGAGCAGCTCACCGTCTTCCAGTTCTGGAGTTACTTCGAAGCCTTGGACAGCTCCTCCATGGAGGCCTATGTGACCGAGACTGCCGAGGAGG TGTTACTGGTGCGGAATCTGAACTCAGATGACCAGGCTGTGGTGCTGAAAGCCCTGAGGTTGGCACCTGAGGGGCGGCTTCGAAGGGATGGGCTCCGGGCCCTCAGCTCCCTGCTTGTCCATGGCAACAACAAGGTCATGGCTGCTGTCAGCACTCAGCTCCGGAGCCTGTCACTGGGCCCTGCCTTCCGGGAAAGG GCTCTACTCTGCTTCCTGGACCAGCTCGAGGATGAGGATGTGCAGACTAGAGTGGCTGGCTGTTTGGCCCTGGGCTGCATCAAG GCTCCTGAAGGCATTGAGCCCCTGGTGTACCTGTGCCAAACGGACACAGAAGCCGTGAGGGAAGCAGCTCGGCAGAGCCTGCAGCAATGCG GAGAAGAGGGACAGTCTGCCCATCGACGGCTGGAGGAGTCACTGGATGCCCTGCCCCGCATCTTCGGGCCCGGCAGCATGGCCAGCACGGCATTTTAA
- the RIPOR1 gene encoding rho family-interacting cell polarization regulator 1 isoform X5: MNSKKRGSPARTHSMMSLSVRPQRRLLSARVNRSQSFAGVLGSQERGPRSFPAFSPPGPPRKPPALSRVSKMFSVAHPAPKVPQPERLDLVYTTLKRGLTAYLEVHQQEQEKLQRQIRESKRNSRLGFLYDLDKQVKSIERFLRRLEFHASKIDELYEAYCVQRRLRDGAYNMVRAYSTGSPGSREARDSLAEATRGHREYTESMCLLESELEAQLGEFHLRMKGLAGFARLCVGDQYEICMKYGRQRWKLRGRIEGSGKQVWDSEETVFLPLLTEFLSIKVTELKGLANHVVVGSVSCETKDLFAALPQVVAVDINDLGTIKLSLEVTWSPFDKDDQPSAASTVNKASTVTKRFSTYSQSPPDTPSLREQAFYNMLRRQEELENGTAWSLSSESSDDSSSPQLSGTARHSSAPRPLVQQPEPLPIQVAFRRAETSTSGTVDEEGAMAPALANGHAPYSRTLSHISEASVDAALAEASVEAAGQESLVQGPSPPAHPGPTHGEHPSPVPSALDPGHSAISPALSTTGPAHTSTDPAPSAHLDSVNKTINSSSPELPDPTHTTTSATSSVVSPTHSAPSLTHTTTVSTHKTVVSTITITGPTPSTTGSVQTTTSPTHKPMLSTVTPVAPVPNTTDPVQTTTSLSHTVTNLTHTVTSPTNKHVISTLSTAGPTPSTTHPAQTTTSPTHTTTSPTHTTASPTHTTISPTHTATSPTHTITSPAHTIISPANTTASSTHTTTSSTHTTATPTHTARISTHTATPNAKDPVQITGSPPHSVTSPTLITVSPSTFLDLATLSNPSANTDPPLPGIDPLSCSYPASTSCTQADPIALSTSHPSPTCSSWEPLTSPSPKLPEAICQSPSPPPSPLAPVPQHSDPRVARAAQAPVPGAAGGAGDRKLEEALGALMAALDDYRGQFPELQGLEQEVTRLESLLMQRQGLTRSRASSLSITVEHALESFSFLNEDEDNDSPGDSASGHLPPHPCSVCLLHRSPPAPEPPAPPLFLGLTLNLPYERAFTMPLHASCAPQHQPPLSGPQLSQRPWPLGSLSQSGLCRFPVEGHAQPLLPPVLPRLWPRALRLLGRNPLQSTLRRPSRLQPYSRPSQPWRPQRSQQS, encoded by the exons ATGAACTCCAAGAAGAGAG GGAGCCCCGCGCGGACTCATTCCATGATGTCCCTGTCGGTGCGGCCGCAGCGTCGCCTGCTCAGCGCCCGGGTCAATAGGAGCCAGTCCTTCGCAGGCGTCCTCGGCAGCCAGGAGCGGGGGCCCAG AAGCTTCCCAGCCTTCAGTCCCCCGGGGCCCCCACGGAAGCCCCCAGCGCTCTCCCGAGTGTCCAAGATGTTTTCAGTGGCGCACCCGGCCCCCAAGGTCCCACAGCCTGAGCGGCTGGACCTGGTGTACACGACGCTCAAGCGAGGCCTGAC GGCCTATTTGGAAGTGCACCAGCAGGAGCAGGAGAAACTCCAAAGACAGATAAGGGAGTCCAAGAGGAATTCTCGCCTG GGCTTCCTGTATGACTTAGACAAG CAAGTCAAGTCCATTGAACGCTTCCTACGACGGCTGGAGTTCCACGCCAGCAAG ATCGACGAGCTGTACGAGGCATACTGTGTCCAGCGGCGTCTCCGGGATGGCGCCTACAACATGGTCCGTGCCTACAGCACCGGCTCCCCAGGGAGCCGTGAGGCCCGGGACAGCCTGGCCGAGGCTACTCGGGGGCATCGGGAGTACACAGAG AGCATGTGCCTGCTGGAGAGTGAGCTGGAAGCACAGCTGGGCGAGTTCCATCTCCGGATGAAAG GGCTGGCCGGCTTCGCCAGGCTATGTGTGGGCGATCAGTATGAG ATCTGCATGAAATATGGGCGTCAGCGCTGGAAACTACGGGGCCGCATAGAGGGTAGTGGAAAGCAGGTGTGGGACAGTGAGGAAACCGTCTTTCTTCCTCTGCTCACGGAGTTCCTGTCCATCAAG GTGACAGAACTGAAGGGCCTGGCCAACCATGTGGTTGTAGGCAGCGTCTCCTGTGAGACCAAGGATCTGTTCGCTGCCCTGCCCCAGGTTGTAGCTGTGGACATTAATGACCTCGGCACCATCAAGCTCAGCCTGGAAGTCACGTGGAG TCCCTTCGACAAGGATGACCAGCCCTCAGCCGCTTCTACTGTCAACAAGGCCTCCACAGTCACCAAGCGCTTCTCCACCTATAGCCAGAGCCCACCAGACACGCCCTCACTTCGGGAACAGGCCTTCTAT aATATGCTGAGGCGGCAGGAGGAGCTGGAGAATGGGACAGCGTGGTCCCTGTCGTCCGAATCTTCCGATGACTCCTCTAGCCCACAGCTCTCAGGCACTGCGCGCCACTCCTCAGCCCCCAGGCCCCTGGTGCAGCAGCCTGAGCCTCTGCCCATCCAGGTTGCCTTCCGTAGGGCTGAGACCTCCACTTCTGGAACCGTGGATGAGGAGGGGGCCAtggccccagccctggccaaTGGGCATGCCCCCTACAGCCGGACTCTGAGCCATATCAGTGAGGCCAGTGTGGATGCTGCCCTGGCTGAGGCTTCAGTGGAGGCTGCAGGCCAAGAAAGTCTAGTTCAGGGACCCAGCCCACCTGCACATCCAGGTCCCACACATGGGGAGCACCCTAGTCCTGTCCCTTCTGCCCTGGACCCTGGCCATTCTGCCATAAGCCCCGCTCTCAGTACAACAGGCCCTGCCCACACATCTACAGACCCTGCCCCCTCCGCACACCTAGACTCAGTTAACAAGACCATAAATTCTAGCTCTCCTGAATTGCCAGACCCCACCCACACCACTACAAGCGCCACCTCTAGTGTTGTAAGCCCTACCCATAGTGCTCCAAGCCTTACTCACACTACCACAGTTTCTACCCACAAGACTGTGGTCTCTACCATCACTATTACAGGCCCTACCCCCAGTACCACAGGGTCAGTCCAGACCACCACAAGTCCCACCCACAAGCCGATGCTTTCTACCGTCACTCCTGTAGCTCCTGTCCCCAATACTACAGACCCAGTCCAGACCACCACAAGCCTCAGCCACACTGTCACAAACCTGACACACACTGTCACAAGCCCCACCAACAAACACGTGATCTCTACCCTCTCTACTGCAGGCCCTACCCCCAGTACCACACACCCAGCCCAGACTACCACAAGCCCCACCCACACTACTACTAGCCCCACCCATACTACTGCAAGCCCTACCCATACCACCATAAGCCCCACCCACACTGCTACAAGCCCTACCCATACCATAACAAGCCCCGCCCATACCATAATAAGCCCTGCCAACACTACTGCAAGCTCTACCCACACCACCACAAGCAGTACCCACACTACTGCAACCCCTACTCACACAGCCAGGATTTCAACTCACACCGCTACACCCAATGCTAAGGACCCAGTCCAGATCACCGGGAGTCCTCCCCATTCTGTCACAAGTCCCACGCTTATAACTGTAAGCCCTTCCACTTTTCTAGACCTTGCCACGCTCTCCAACCCCTCTGCAAACACAGACCCTCCCCTCCCAGGCATCGACCCCCTGTCCTGTAGCTACCCAGCCTCCACTTCCTGCACTCAGGCAGACCCCATAGCCCTCAGCACCTCCCACCCAAGTCCTACCTGCTCCAGTTGGGAACCCCTCACAAGCCCTTCCCCAAAACTCCCAGAAGCCATCTGTCAGAGCCCAagtccccctccctcacccctagCCCCTGTGCCCCAGCATTCAGACCCTAGAGTGGCCAGGGCTGCCCAGGCCCCAGTTCCAGGGGCAGCTGGAGGTGCTGGGGACAGGAAACTGGAAGAGGCACTGGGGGCCCTAATGGCTGCCCTGGATGACTATCGTGGCCAGTTTCCTGAGCTGCAGGGCCTGGAGCAGGAGGTGACCCGGCTGGAGAGTCTGCTTATG CAGAGACAAGGCCTGACTCGCAGCCGGGCCTCCAGTCTTAGCATCACTGTGGAGCATGCCCTGGAGAGCTTCAGCTTCCTCAATGAAGATGAAGACAATGACAGTCCTGGGGACAG TGCTTCTGGTCACCTTCCTCCTCATCCCTGCAGTGTCTGCCTCCTCCATCGGTCCCCACCAGCTCCTGAGCCTCCAGCTCCTCCTCTCTTCCTTGGCCTCACCTTGAACCTACCCTATGAACGAGCCTTTACTATGCCTCTCCATGCATCCTGTGCCCCCCAGCATCAACCCCCTCTGTCTGGACCCCAGCTTTCCCAGAGACCCTGGCCCCTTGGCTCTTTGTCCCAGAGTGGCCTTTGCCGATTCCCAGTTGAAGGTCatgcccagcccctcctccctccagtgCTGCCTAGGTTATGGCCCCGTGCCCTGCGCCTCTTGGGCCGCAATCCCTTGCAGTCCACATTGCGTAGACCATCCCGCCTGCAACCCTACTCCCGCCCATCCCAGCCCTGGCGGCCCCAGAGGTCCCAGCAGTCCTAG